The Prunus persica cultivar Lovell chromosome G7, Prunus_persica_NCBIv2, whole genome shotgun sequence genome has a segment encoding these proteins:
- the LOC18770584 gene encoding heat shock 70 kDa protein 18, with amino-acid sequence MALENMPPFPVPIKLTSDIYNYQQWKSFSLSYFDHHNLSGIINGTEPRPGLFESTFGSWSGSDLKGLSWFDRDQQALNWMKATLSGSLQQIVMTGADSSRKVWLNLEQHFACLPQAHIYQLKSYLHKVKKDPTIPMAHYLEKIKQVATDLAAAGAPVEYQDLLHVHILVGLPEEYNPVRKRIEHCPVSGWDALCDLLLKEEMRLDPQSTLRLRHASPASPPQEKEEYAIGIDLGTTYSRVAVWHKDHVEVILNDHGNRKTASYVAFTETDETNLVGDAAFNQVVRNTPNSIFDTKRLIGRRFSNASVQSDVKLWPFKVIEGPGDNPVIVVTHNGQEKQCSAEDISSMVLVKMRKIAETYLGSTVKNAVITVPAYFNDSQRRATKDAGISAGLNVLRIMNEPSAAAIDYGLNKKAGWSSPRNVMIFDLGGGTLDVSLLTMSTSGDFKVKATAGDTHLGGQDFDNRLVNYCVEEFKREHKLDVSGNKRALRRLKNECEKAKKRLSFESDIDVEIDCLCENTDFTITFTRAIFEQLNRELFTKCMEPVKKCLRDANMDVSSVDDVVLAGGSTRIPMVQQLLQEFFKGKELCKGVNPDEAVVYGAAVQAAALTGNGKGEFFQDYTLKDVTPLALGVGVADEKFIKLIPRNSLIPAKKKQELCTAANDQVIMNFPIYESDSSIPANLNCLAECSIRDIPPAPKNVHKFDVFFEIDPNGILSVSAVDKSTGQNKEIIINRDKLKKSGGILRTKG; translated from the exons ATGGCCCTAGAGAACATGCCACCATTTCCGGTTCCAATCAAACTTACGAGTGATATATATAACTATCAACAGTGGaaatctttctctctttcataTTTTGACCACCACAATCTTTCTGGAATCATTAATGGAACAGAGCCTCGTCCTGGGCTATTTGAGTCTACCTTTGGTAGTTGGTCCGGCAGTGATCTAAAGGGTTTGAGTTGGTTCGACAGAGATCAACAGGCTTTGAATTGGATGAAAGCCACTCTATCTGGAAGTCTCCAACAAATAGTCATGACCGGAGCTGACTCTTCACGAAAGGTCTGGCTAAATCTTGAGCAACACTTCGCCTGTCTCCCTCAAGCTCACATCTATCAGCTTAAATCTTATCTACACAAAGTGAAGAAAGATCCCACCATTCCGATGGCTCACTATCtagaaaaaatcaaacagGTGGCGACCGATCTCGCAGCCGCCGGTGCTCCTGTGGAATATCAAGACCTCCTCCATGTACACATCCTGGTGGGATTACCAGAGGAGTACAATCCCGTTCGTAAAAGGATAGAACACTGTCCGGTAAGTGGTTGGGATGCGTTGTGCGACTTATTGTTGAAAGAGGAAATGCGTCTGGATCCACAGAGCACATTAAGACTTAGACATGCTTCTCCTGCCTCTCCTCCTCAAGAAAAGGAAGAGTACGCAATCGGGATCGATCTGGGAACAACCTATTCCCGCGTAGCGGTGTGGCACAAGGATCATGTAGAGGTTATACTGAACGATCACGGGAACAGGAAGACTGCATCTTATGTTGCTTTCACTGAAACTGATGAGACTAATTTGGTAGGTGATGCAGCATTTAACCAAGTCGTCAGAAACACACCCAACTCCATCTTTG ATACAAAGAGGTTAATCGGTAGGAGATTCAGTAACGCCTCTGTTCAAAGTGATGTGAAGCTCTGGCCATTCAAGGTCATTGAAGGTCCAGGTGACAATCCCgtgattgtggtcacccacaaTGGCCAAGAGAAACAATGTTCTGCTGAAGATATCTCATCCATGGTTCTGGTAAAGATGAGGAAGATTGCCGAGACCTACTTGGGCTCAACTGTGAAAAATGCAGTTATCACGGTCCCTGCTTACTTCAATGACTCGCAGCGCCGAGCTACAAAAGATGCGGGCATCTCTGCTGGCCTAAATGTGTTGCGTATTATGAACGAACCAAGTGCTGCTGCCATTGATTATGGCCTCAACAAGAAGGCCGGTTGGAGTAGCCCGCGAAACGTGATGATATTTGATTTGGGTGGTGGCACTTTAGATGTGTCATTGCTTACCATGAGCACTTCTGGTGACTTTAAAGTCAAGGCAACGGCCGGAGACACTCACCTTGGCGGCCAAGACTTCGATAACAGATTGGTGAACTACTGTGTTGAGGAATTCAAGAGGGAGCATAAATTGGACGTAAGTGGAAACAAGAGAGCTCTTAGGAGGTTAAAAAATGAATGTGAGAAGGCAAAGAAGAGACTCTCATTTGAGTCTGACATTGACGTTGAAATTGACTGTTTGTGTGAGAATACTGATTTCACCATAACTTTTACTCGGGCCATATTTGAACAACTAAACAGGGAATTATTTACCAAGTGTATGGAACCTGTGAAGAAGTGCTTAAGGGATGCTAACATGGACGTAAGCAGTGTCGACGATGTTGTTCTTGCTGGTGGCTCTACTAGAATTCCCATGGTGCAACAGCTATTACAGGAGTTTTTCAAGGGGAAGGAGCTGTGCAAGGGCGTTAATCCGGATGAGGCAGTGGTGTATGGCGCCGCGGTTCAAGCCGCAGCCTTGACTGGGAATGGAAAGGGGGAGTTTTTTCAGGACTACACTCTCAAGGACGTCACTCCTCTGGCACTTGGTGTGGGGGTTGCAGATGAGAAGTTCATAAAGTTGATTCCAAGAAACTCTCTAATTCCAGCGAAGAAGAAACAGGAATTGTGCACTGCTGCGAATGACCAAGTTATCATGAACTTTCCCATATATGAGAGTGACAGTAGCATACCAGCAAATCTCAACTGTTTGGCTGAATGCAGCATCCGTGACATTCCTCCAGCTCCCAAAAATGTTCATAAATTCGatgttttctttgaaattgATCCCAATGGCATCTTGAGTGTCTCTGCTGTCGATAAGTCCACTGGCCAAAACAAAGAGATCATAATCAACCGTGACAAACTGAAGAAGTCTGGGGGAATTCTAAGAACTAAGGGATGA
- the LOC109950399 gene encoding uncharacterized protein LOC109950399 — translation MEQDRVAGSCDSPPYFDGNNYAAWREKFEIFLDALDENASEYLTKEWVAPVKTVESNVVPKPRSKWTEAEVFAAYSNKKARNALVTALSRAQFSHIQHIPNAKQAWDKLRVVHEGDDQVRILKPQMVLAEFEELRMFETESISEFYERVEMITNEAMSLGQPIDKLLVVQKILRVLPSRFRAKKAAIMEVQNLNEIKLGKLVGKLKTYEMELNMEENDTKKSKNVALQGVNDSSLKGGEKSSSFEDEMALFVKKFRRILRDKGKFAREGSSGSERQFRPSTDRSNERNKDVKSFTKDFRKSVKCFTCGGIGHYAADCANNQKKYSKGKDKAMKVSWSESESEVSQEDSSSDNDDHHVAFVASVQPVSDESDSESDDLSYESLGRKYDCLFKETLSLKEESLKPEANNHELQHEILILKETKKELNDKFVSLEKEFVALVSIRSNHENQVNVLKESNIGFQNSNKLLLGELNEAKSKVISMTIGALKIDKMLTMENLMGTKVVLDLIILILVRLALPLGHTKCLVVLNAFAASNTNSWYFDSGCSKHMSGDKSVFSSLSPFDGGTVAFGGGHKSQVVGKEVRFSKHGCKIIGKDGNEIVSVARSRDNCYCIDGVNDAKEVVCNKVVNETSVLWHQRLGHVNFRDLHKLSRKELVSGLPKLDKSDQHFCEGCQLGKQVRVSHKKVKHIQTQVSLELVHMDLIGPIQTLSLGGKKYILVMVDDFSRFTWMGIKHEFSAPITPQQNGVVERKNRVLVEMARVMLNSKNLSTPITPQQNGVVERKNRVLVEIARVMLNSKNLAKHFWVEAVSTTCYISNRVFLRSGTKQTPYEIWKGKKPNVSYSRVFHFKPSLWSVQL, via the exons ATGGAACAGGATCGAGTTGCTGGATCTTGCGACTCCCCTCCTTATTTTGATGGAAACAACTACGCTGCTTGGAGAGAAAAATTTGAGATATTCCTTGATGCTCTTGATGAGAACGCAAGTGAGTATCTCACAAAAGAGTGGGTTGCTCCTGTCAAGACTGTTGAGAGTAATGTTGTGCCCAAGCCTAGGTCGAAATGGACTGAAGCTGAGGTGTTTGCTGCATATTCAAACAAGAAGGCCAGAAATGCCTTAGTTACAGCCTTGTCTAGAGCACAATTTTCACATATACAACACATCCCAAATGCGAAACAAGCTTGGGATAAACTAAGGGTGGTTCATGAAGGGGATGACCAAGTTAGAATCCTTAAACCTCAAATGGTGCTTGCAGAATTTGAAGAACTTAGGATGTTTGAAACTGAGTCTATTTCTGAGTTCTATGAGAGAGTTGAGATGATCACAAATGAAGCCATGAGTCTCGGTCAACCTATTGATAAGCTTCTTGTTGTTCAGAAAATCCTTCGTGTTCTACCATCTAGGTTTAGAGCAAAGAAAGCTGCAATCATGGAGGTCCAAAACTTAAATGAAATTAAGCTTGGCAAGCTCGtaggaaaattgaaaacctaTGAGATGGAGTTGAATATGGAAGAGAATGAcactaaaaaatcaaaaaatgtTGCACTTCAAGGAGTGAATGATTCATCTCTGAAAGGTGGTGAAAAATCCTCAAGTTTTGAGGACGAGATGGCTTTGTTtgtcaaaaaatttaggaGAATTCTTAGGGATAAAGGAAAGTTTGCTAGAGAGGGCAGCTCTGGTAGTGAGAGACAATTTAGACCATCAACTGATCGGTCTAATGAGAGGAACAAGGATGTCAAATCTTTCACTAAAGATTTTAGAAAATCTGTCAAGTGCTTCACATGTGGAGGCATTGGGCACTATGCTGCCGACTGTGCAAACAATCAGAAAAAATACTCCAAAGGAAAGGACAAGGCCATGAAAGTTAGCTGGAGTGAGAGTGAAAGTGAAGTGTCTCAAGAGGATTCTTCCTCTGATAATGATGACCACCATGTTGCTTTTGTTGCCTCTGTGCAGCCAGTGTCTGATGAATCTGATTCTGAGTCAGATGACCTGTCATACGAGTCATTAGGAAGAAAATATGATTGTTTGTTCAAAGAGACATTGTCTTTGAAAGAAGAGAGCCTCAAACCTGAGGCCAACAACCATGAACTTCAACATGAAATCCTCATcttaaaagaaaccaaaaaggaGTTAAATGACAAATTTGTGTCTCTAGAAAAAGAATTTGTTGCACTTGTGTCAATTAGGAGTAATCATGAAAATCAAGTTAATGTGCTCAAGGAAAGTAACATTGGTTTCCAGAACTCAAACAAACTGCTCCTAGGTGAATTGAATGAAGCAAAAAGTAAGGTTATATCTATGACCATTGGTGCCttaaaaattgacaaaatgttGACTATGGAAAACCTCATGGGGACAAAGGTGGTCTTGGATTTAATCATTTTGATTCTAGTTCGTCTAGCTCTACCACTAG GTCATACCAAATGTCTTGTTGTGCTAAATGCTTTTGCTGCATCAAACACCAACTCTTGGTACTTTGATAGTGGCTGTTCCAAACATATGTCTGGTGATAAGAGTGTCTTCTCATCTCTCAGTCCTTTTGACGGAGGCACTGTGGCTTTTGGTGGAGGTCACAAGTCTCAAGTTGTTGGAAAAG AAGTTAGATTCTCCAAGCATGGGTGCAAAATCATTGGAAAAGATGGCAATGAGATTGTGAGCGTGGCTAGGTCTAGGGACAATTGCTATTGCATTGATGGTGTCAATGATGCAAAAGAAGTAGTTTGCAATAAGGTTGTGAATGAAACAAGTGTCTTGTGGCATCAAAGGCTTGGACATGTGAACTTTAGAGACTTGCATAAATTGTCCAGGAAAGAGTTAGTGAGTGGATTACCAAAGCTTGACAAATCTGATCAACATTTTTGTGAAGGATGTCAATTGGGGAAGCAAGTTAGAGTGTCACATAAGAAGGTCAAACACATTCAAACACAAGTAAGCCTTGAACTTGTTCACATGGACCTTATTGGTCCTATCCAAACCTTGTCCCTTGGtggaaagaaatatattctTGTCATGGTTGATGATTTCTCTAGGTTCACTTGG ATGGGAATTAAGCATGAGTTCTCCGCTCCTATTACacctcaacaaaatggtgttgtggAGAGAAAGAATAGAGTTCTTGTTGAGATGGCTCGGGTGATGCTCAATAGCAAAAATCTCTCTACACCTATTACacctcaacaaaatggtgttgtggAGAGAAAGAATAGAGTTCTTGTTGAGATTGCTCGGGTGATGCTCAATAGCAAAAATCTTGCTAAACATTTTTGGGTTGAAGCTGTAAGTACAACTTGTTATATCTCAAACAGGGTATTTTTGAGGTCTGGTACCAAACAAACTCCCTATGAGATTTGGAAAGGAAAGAAGCCTAATGTGTCATATTCTAGGGTGTTCCACTTCAAGCCGAGCCTATGGAGTGTACAACTATAG
- the LOC18770635 gene encoding heat shock 70 kDa protein 18 → MAVENMPPLPVPIKLTSDIYNYQQWKYVSLSYFDYHNLSGIIHGTEPQPPLLQSTFSNWSGRHQKGLSWFNREQKALNWLKATLSESLQQIVMAGADSSRKVWLNLEDHFAHLSHARIYQLKSDLHKVKKDPTIPMVEYLEKIKQLATDLAAAGAPVESQDLLHVHILAGLPEQYNPVGTWIKHNTVSSWGDLCELLLKEEMRLDPQRTLRLRHASPPSPPQEEEYAIGIDLGTTYSRVAVWQKDHVEIIHNDHGNRKTASYVAFTETDETHLVGDAAFNQVVRNTANSIFDTKRLIGRRFSEASVQSDVKLWPFKVIEGPGDKPMIVVTHNGQEKQCSAEDITSMVLEKMRKISETYLGSTVKNAVITVPACFNDSQRRATKDAGISAGLNVLRIMNEPSAAAIDYGLNKKAGWSSPRNVMIFDLGGGTLDVSLLTISTSGDFQVKATAGDTHLGGQDFDSRLVNYCVEEFKRKHKLDVSGNKRALRRLKIECEKAKNRLSFESDFEVEIDCLCENTDFTIIFTRAIFEQLNWDLFIKCMEPVKKCITDANMDIRSVDDVVLAGGSTRIPMVQQLLQEFFKGKELYKGVNLDEAVAYGAAVQAATLTRNGKGEFIQDYTLKDVTPLTIGLEFADNKKFEKLIPRNSLIPVKKKIKCPIKDNQVSVDFRMYEGESSTPANLNFLGECSLRYIPPAPKLVHNFDVFFEIDPDGILSVFTEDKSSGQKNEIIINRDGPKNFEGIEREVMLF, encoded by the exons ATGGCCGTAGAGAACATGCCACCACTTCCAGTTCCAATCAAACTTACGAgtgatatatataattatcaaCAATGGAAATATGTTTCCCTTTCATATTTTGACTACCACAATCTTTCTGGAATCATTCATGGAACAGAGCCTCAACCTCCGCTACTTCAGTCTACCTTTAGTAATTGGTCCGGCAGACATCAAAAGGGTTTGAGTTGGTTCAACAGAGAGCAAAAGGCTTTGAATTGGCTGAAAGCCACTCTATCTGAAAGTCTTCAACAAATTGTCATGGCCGGAGCTGACTCTTCACGAAAGGTCTGGCTAAATCTCGAGGACCACTTCGCCCATCTCTCTCATGCTCGCATCTATCAGCTTAAATCTGATCTACACAAAGTCAAGAAAGATCCCACTATTCCGATGGTTGAGTATCTGGAAAAAATCAAACAGCTGGCGACCGATCTTGCAGCCGCCGGTGCTCCTGTGGAAAGTCAAGACCTACTCCATGTACACATCTTGGCGGGATTACCAGAGCAGTACAATCCCGTTGGTACATGGATAAAACACAATACAGTAAGTAGTTGGGGTGACTTGTGCGAGTTATTGTTGAAAGAGGAAATGCGTCTGGATCCACAGCGCACATTACGACTTAGACATGCTTCTCCTCCCTCTCCTCCTCAAGAAGAAGAGTACGCAATCGGGATCGATCTGGGAACGACCTATTCTCGCGTAGCCGTGTGGCAGAAGGATCATGTAGAAATCATCCACAATGATCACGGGAACAGGAAGACTGCATCTTATGTTGCCTTCACTGAAACTGATGAGACTCATTTGGTAGGTGATGCAGCATTTAACCAAGTCGTCAGAAACACAGCCAACTCCATCTTTG ATACAAAGAGGTTAATCGGTAGGAGATTCAGTGAAGCCTCTGTTCAAAGTGATGTGAAGCTCTGGCCATTCAAGGTCATTGAAGGTCCAGGTGACAAGCCCATGATTGTGGTTACCCACAATGGCCAAGAGAAACAATGTTCTGCTGAAGATATCACATCCATGGTTCTGGAAAAGATGAGGAAGATTTCCGAGACCTACTTGGGCTCAACTGTGAAAAATGCAGTCATCACTGTCCCTGCTTGCTTCAATGACTCCCAGCGCCGAGCTACAAAAGATGCGGGCATCTCTGCTGGCCTAAATGTGCTGCGTATTATGAACGAACCAAGTGCCGCTGCCATTGATTATGGCCTTAACAAGAAGGCCGGTTGGAGTAGCCCAAGAAACGTGATGATATTTGATTTGGGTGGTGGCACTTTAGATGTGTCATTGCTTACCATTAGCACTTCTGGTGACTTTCAAGTCAAGGCTACGGCTGGAGACACTCACCTTGGTGGCCAAGACTTCGATAGCAGATTGGTGAACTACTGTGTTGAGGAATTCAAGAGGAAGCACAAATTGGATGTTAGTGGAAATAAAAGAGCCCTTAGGAGGTTAAAAATTGAATGTGAGAAGGCAAAGAATAGACTCTCATTTGAGTCTGACTTCGAGGTTGAAATTGACTGTTTGTGTGAGAATACTGATTTCACCATAATTTTTACGCGTGCCATATTTGAACAACTCAACTGGGATTTATTTATCAAGTGTATGGAGCCTGTGAAGAAGTGCATAACGGATGCTAACATGGACATACGCAGTGTCGACGATGTTGTTCTTGCCGGTGGCTCTACTAGAATTCCCATGGTGCAACAGCTATTACAGGAGTTTTTCAAGGGGAAGGAGCTGTACAAGGGCGTTAATCTGGATGAGGCAGTGGCATATGGTGCCGCGGTTCAAGCCGCAACCTTGACTAGGAATGGCAAAGGGGAGTTTATTCAGGACTACACTCTCAAGGACGTCACTCCTCTTACAATTGGTTTGGAGTTTGCGGATAATAAGAAGTTCGAAAAGTTGATTCCAAGAAACTCACTAATTCCCgtcaagaagaaaataaaatgtccTATCAAGGATAACCAAGTGTCGGTCGACTTCCGCATGTATGAGGGTGAGAGTAGCACGCCAGCCAATCTCAACTTTTTGGGTGAATGCAGCCTCCGTTACATTCCTCCAGCTCCCAAACTTGTTCATAATTTCGATGTTTTCTTCGAAATTGATCCTGATGGCATCTTGAGTGTCTTCACTGAAGATAAGTCCTCAGGCCAGAAGAATGAGATCATAATCAACCGTGACGGACCGAAGAACTTTGAgggaattgagagagag GTTATGTTGTTTTAA